In Deinococcus misasensis DSM 22328, the genomic stretch AGCGTTTCGACTTCCTTTTCCAGCTCTCGGATGCGCTTTTCCTGTTCGGTCAGGGCTGGAACACCTCGACCGGTGAAGACGGGTCGGCCCTGTTCCTGTGCTTCCTTATGCTTGCGGATCCAGCGACACAGGATTTGGACGGAAATGCCCAGGTCTTCTGCCACTTTGGTGGCGGTCATCCCAGGTTGGGTGGCCAACTGGACGGCTTGAAGCTTAAAATCTGTGCTGTATTTGGTGGGCGTTTTTCTCACGGTCTGACTCCTATTCTGACAGCTCAACCTGGAGTCAACAAAACTGTAGCAAGATCAGTTTACAGCAATGACCCTGTTTTCATTGTTCAGCAGATTGCCAAGCCAAAGGAACAGCCCCTGCAACACGCAGGGGCTGTTCAGCGCATTGAATTTCATGATGATCGAAAGCAATCCCAAGTGCATCCCATCAGAATTGGACTCCCTGTCACACCTTTTTCAGCTGGTGAACAGGCCAGAAATGCACGGGATTGAGGTGTTGATACAGTTGGTCCAGAAGCCACATTCTGGGGTAATCCAGTTCATGGGTGGACATCAAGTATGAAAAGGGGCTGTCCACGTAAGTGGCATTGGCCACTTCAAGATCAAAATACGGCCCCGAGAGGGTTCTGAACTTGCGAAATCCAAAGGCCATGTGTTCCTGTAAGGTGGGCAGAAATGCCGCCAGTTCCTCCGCTTCCTCGGTGATGTCCAAGAAACACAACAGCTCCCTTTCCCATTTGGCCTGTTCAAAAAGGTGTTTGATGTCCGCCTCCAATGCTTGACACAACTCCACCTCAAAATCTTCATAGAGCCAGTTGGTTTTCATGGTTTTTGCAGCCTCTTTCAGGTTGTTGGGTTTTCCAGTTGAACCCTTCCAAAAACGCCATTCTGCTGGATCAGGGCCATGTGTTTTTCGGTTTTGCTGGACACTCAGGTGTCAAAAAAGAAGCAAAGCCAAACCAGATGACCATGTGCTGGACACATCGCACATCACTGTACCAGCACGTGGCCAGAACAAAAATGGTGCTTTTGGCGGACCCTGATCTGTGAAATGGCAGATGCCTCAGAAGGTTTCAGACCACCAGAAGCAAACCCAAGCCTCTGGTCAAACTTCACCCTTTAAACGCCCAGAGCACACCAAACCTGTCATGATGCTCAAAGCTGGTGGTCTGAATCCTCTGCTTGCTTCAGAAAAGTTTCCATCTGCATGTGACACCCTTCAAAACCACATGCCCCAAAAAGGAATGCTGGACAACCGCTCATCCTCTTTCTCTGTCCAAGGGCGAGATTGCCAGAACGTTTCACCCCGCAGGAGATCTGAGAATTCATGCTGCAGGTAGCAGGGCAGGTGCTCCAGATCTTCCACCACAAAGCTTTGCTCATTCCTGCTCGTGTTTCATGCCACCGTGTTGCCTGCTGGAAGACTGCGTGTAAAGGGCCAGATGCCTGTACTCTGGCAAGGCAAAAACAGGGGCGAAATCAAAATCCCACATCCCACCACCCTCCTCATGCTTCTGCGGCATG encodes the following:
- a CDS encoding transposase; translation: MRKTPTKYSTDFKLQAVQLATQPGMTATKVAEDLGISVQILCRWIRKHKEAQEQGRPVFTGRGVPALTEQEKRIRELEKEVETL